The region AAAACCACGTACGTTAATGCATACTATTTTACACTATTACTTATTACCAGTCCCCTCCGGGCAAAGACAGTCTTGATCAGTTCCGCGACTATTTTACACTAGTACCTCACCGTCACCTTCGACGCTTTCAAATCAAAATGGAAGAGACGGCCCGAATTGCACCACACATGAATCTACAAGAAATCCTCATTTTACAGCACCCCGCCCGCATTGTGTAGACTCTGATCTCTATGAATATCTTCACGCGGACGTCGGCAGGGATGAACACGCTTGATTCGAATTAGATCACGCCACCAAACCCTACTTCCTACCACAAAAGAAGAGAATTTCCTGAGGTGACAAGAGGACACAATCTCTACGCCTGGAATCTTACTTAAATTTGAGAGAACAGCGTTTATCATGAATGACGCTCGCGAGTGGGCAGGTATGCAAAGTAAACCTGGGTAGGTGAACCGAGGAGGATTCTTCAATGCTTCGCAGCTTGTTTGGTGCTTTTGTCCTCGGCATCGATCGACATTCTCCCGATTACTAAATTTTCTTTCGTGGCGCGGCAGCAGGTGGTGGCTGGCCTCCTCCCGGTCTCCCATGCCCAGCTGACCACCCCTCCGATCCGGCACACGGTTTTTCACGACGACTTGTCAACCGCTTACCaccctggtactccctccgtttcttttactccgcgtataagttttggtcaaagttaaactacacaaaatttgaccaaatatatattaaaaaatatgaacatctacaatacttaaactatataatataaaaatacatttcatggtgcatttcaaaatgttgatttcatattgtgaatgttgatgatttttaatataaagttagtcaaattttgtaaagcttgactttgaccaaaccttatatgcagactaaaaagaaacgaagggagtaccttctatacttagagcatcttcaacagccgcgctaaactagcgccgcgtCGCAAATTAGtccgttttagcgcgcgcgcaacgcggcgAGTCGCTCTAGCGGACGCGCAAAAACGGCGTGCGCGCTATAACGAGTTGGGCGCGCGGTCGGAAACACTATCCCGCACGGTGTATTTCGGGCGCCCgctacagcgcgcggcacactcgagcgctagcgccgcactctctcctctcctcctcctacgccccgcgcgcgccggcgccctgccacccacccatggacgcgcacaccggcACCCCGCTCACCCCCTTGGCGTCATGGGTGGTGGTGGCCTTGGCGCcatggaggcatgggtggcttcggagccatgggaggcatgggtgcatctccggccgccatgggaggcatgggtggctttggagcaccctccgACGCTATGGCGCCATGGGAGACATGaattttgcttctctcatgggaggcatgggtgcacctccgcccGCCATGGGTAgaatgtctttcgatgtgcctcctcacacacaatcccatgaagatgccgttgaagatcttgccaacatcgtcggagcttcacgtgatgcggtgcgtgatgaggttagggaggaagattcatcttcgaaGGTGGAAGAATCGTCTTCgaaagatgaggacgaagacgaggaagatgattgatgtgtctttcatttatgtcttgaactttagtttgcatttaaacttggttggatgaacttgtgggcatgattttgaacttgtgggcatgaacttttattcatcaacttgtttgtgtcagATTTCATATGTTCATTGTATTTTGATGAATGTTTCAAACTCATTTTGTGTCCAAAATATCATATATGTTAATGCCCGGCGAGCCGCGCGCGCTAtatttttgcgcgctgctggagcggcgcgcgcgctgcattatagcgcggctgctggagccagcgctggcgGTCGCGCTAAGCAGGCCGAAGCGCGCGCGGCAAACAGGTTTTTTACGCGCGgcgcttagcgcggctgttggagatgctcttagcactGGTGTACATCAACATACTGTACGTATCGTAGAGTACTGAAGTAGTCCAGTTTGGGCGTGAGATAGATCGTCACGTACTGCTCTGGTTTCAAGAAAATGGCGTTGCAGAATATATACTACTACTACGTGTAAAACTGGTTCAAAGTTCAAACCTTGACTTGACATAAATTAggtcacacgcgcgcgcgcgcacacggtGTCGCATTGACATAAATCCAGTCTACGAAACTGGTTCAAACCCTCGAGGGGCATTCCTGGAAGACAAGATAAATTCCAGCCTCGCCTCACCTCACCTGCTCGAGTTCCATGGCAATAAATAGGGGCCAGCCTGAAATGAATCGGCGACAGAGGGGAGTTACTGCCCTCGAACGCATCAACGCCATCCATCCTCAAGGAAAAGATAGATGTGCAAAGAATAAAGTTCAAGAAAGCGAAACAGTAGACCACACCGCACACAAACACCTCCCAACCCATCGAGAAGCCCCCATCCCCGTAGAGCGGCGCGCCtaggaagaagcccaggaagaagCGGAGGAGCAATGGACCAGCACAAGGAGCTGGAGGTGGATGTGGAGGGAGAGCCGACGGATcagcgcaaggaggaggaggtggccggcaagCCTGAAGAATCAGCGGGTcagcgcaaggaggaggaggaggagcgggaggagggagACAGTCTCAGAGAGCCAACGGATCAGAGCAAGGAGGAAGAGAAGGAGGACAAGTCTGAAGAGCTGACGGAACAGCACAAGGCGGAGGCGGTGGCGgttgcggtggtggtggcggaggtggACAAGCCTGAAGAGCTCACCGACCAGCGCAAGGAGGAGGCGGGGGCGGTTGCGGTGGACAAGTCTGAAGAGCTCACCGACCAGCGCAAGGAGGAGGCAGGGGAGGAGAAGGACAAGGAGACggagaggagctccggcgaggagtCGCCGTCGCTTTTCATGCACCCGTGCTCGCTGCTGCTGCGGTACCTCGGCCGTGCCTACGCGTGGTGCATGGGCCTGGCCGACTGGTTCGGCGGCGGCACAAGGCCGAGCGCCGCTCCTGCCGCATCTCTTAACTCGTCACGGGAAGAAGCAGGCGAGGCGGCGGACATCGGTACCAGGGAGATCTCCAAGACCACCTCTGGCAGAGTAAGTAGCTTTCAACTTTGTGCAAGCATTTCTCATCTCCGGCCGGGTTATTCTCCATAGTTGACGAAGCTCTTGGCCACGCACGTACGCGATTTCTGTAGGGGTTCTACATGCGGGAGGTGATCATGCGCGTGAGGGCGGTGAGGAGGCCGCGGCCGCCCGGCAACCCGAGGGAAgggcgcggcggcggtggaggaagcCACAACTAGCTAGCGTTCAGCCTGGCTAGCCCTACGTACGCCTACCCGGCGGCAATGGAGTGAGTACGTACGTACGTCGTCTCAATCTTGGCGCGGTACAGTTAGCAGGCTGTCAACTTGTGAAAGCAGGTGACCTttggttgtttgtttgtttgtgtgtaTAGCAAAGTGTCTGGATCTGGATAATTAAGGAATTAAGTactgacgttcttcacgtagacatGGCTGATCATATCTTGCAATAAGATTAAGAGAACTACTGTGTGTTACTGTGTTAGTACAGCTGCTGTCTGTGCTCTGTAAGCTGATTGAAACCTGAACTTATCTGCTGACATTGGTAGTTAACTGCTACTACTTTTTGTCTGTTGCTCTAAGTGATGTGCTGTCGGTGGTCTCGTGTTTCAGTAAGAACTGTGTGTTGGTACTGTTCGTTTATACTGTGTTGGTATGTTTTGTCTGTGTTTTTGCAAGTGCAAACCTGAACTTGACTGCTAAAGTTGGCTGTTAGCTACAGCCTTCAGTCTGTTTTTCAGGTGATATGGTAAAGAGGAAGAGAAAACTATATCATCGCCCAGGTGCATTGCGTATTGAGTATTGACAGTATGAGTGTCTGTCCATTTTGTTTCATTTGACTGGAATTGGAGTTAGTCCTGGTCGACTCGGTTGACTTGCTTGCATGTCGGCCATTCATTTGGAGAGACCGCTAGATCATCCGATTCTAACGGTATTATAGTAGTAGTAGGAGTTAGGTTCTTGCAAGAGAAATGTTAAGCAAGGTAACAAGGAGTACCATCTAACTAGAGTAGCTAGTGCGCTACGTGCAGCTTTAGAGCTAGCCCAGATGTAAAGGCATTGCAGTCGGCAGCAGGGTCATCACTCATCAGGCCAATGCAAAAAAAGTACTGACCAGTGCATGGGCATGCCCTGATAAAAAAGGGCAGTGAGACGACGAATCTAACCGCCCCGAAAAGAGCACATACTGCTACCCTTTTTTCACTTTTGGAATGGGAGAAAAATGAGAATATTTCAAAGATGCAAAGTCCCGGGAGGAGAAAAGGCCCCAGTATATATGTATCACGCACACGTACTTGTACTTCACTCCAGTGCCTTGGACGACCGACGACGACGCACCTTTTGCATGATGTAGTTGTAGTAGTACCGAGCAGTACTTCGTTGAACCGTTCGTGCGATCATTAGTTAAATAGAAATTGATGCACGTTTCATGACAAGTTAATCAAACGGGTTGgaaatatagtactccctccaatccaaaataagtgtcgtggttttagtttgaATTTTAACTAAAATCAGACGCTTATtttggaccggagggagtatgaaaTTATAAGGCAGCAACCAAATCAAAGGCAGAACCCACTAGGGTTATGCTTGGACTAAGCCCCCTTTGGGCCTACCAAATTTTTGGTAATGGCCAAAATATTAGGAAGCTTTGGTTGTTTGGATTGTAGCCATAGTACCTGCCAACAATTTGGCAGAAAAGATAGGCGTCCATTTGGGTTGGAGCCAAATGGCTTCCCAGACATTCGGCAAAATAGACCGGCCAGTATTTGGTTTGCTTCCAAAATTCCATGATGAAGCCAATAAAACAAAACAACAGTTTCATGTTTATATATGTCATTGGACTACAGAATGCAATTTGGTTTCAGTGAAAACATTGCAGACAAGGCCAAGATTAGCATGTCTAACCCATGCTTCATACGGTCCATGTATTAGGTTGGAgccaaatggcttgccagacattCGGCAACGCAGACCAGCCAGTATTTTGTTTCTTTATCATTGGACTACATAATGAAATTTGGGTTCAGTAAAAACATTGCAGACAAGACGCAGTTTGAAGCTTCAGATAAGCAAAATGTGTATTAACAACAAATGCTTAACACGGTCCATGTATGCCGGACCATGCTTCACATGGTCCATGTATTGGGGCACCAGACATGGGAAAACGTAATAAAAGCCATAATATGTATTAACAATCAAAATTGACGCTGTAAATGCATACTTGCTGGGAGATAAATGTTACACCCCCCGTTCCATCATAATATAGTGTGTATAGAGTTTTcaggaagtcaaacttcgtaatctttgacaagtttataaagaaaactatttatatctacaatatcaaTTATATTATTATACTATTTACATCTACAATGTCAATGTCAATTATATTAAATCTGAAACTACATCATGAATCAAATGATATAGATTTGGCATTCTAAATGTAAAAGTTATTCACTACAAATTTGGCCAAAATTTGTAAGGTTTGACTTATcaaaaaaatctatatgcactacattatgaaacgggGGAGTATGAATCCGGGGCTGCGCGTACTAACAGGGAGATAATTACATATGAGAGAAATAGCCTAGTGGGATCTCTTGCACAACATGGCAAATAAGTATGTTGTTCTTATCTTTGTAACGTACAAAGGACCGACGCAGAAAAGGCTTCAACCAAATATACAAAGAGGGATTGCAGAACGTACCTATATTCAAGGACGACGTACATCGGCCGTAGCCCGATCGTCTCCGTGCCGATGAACCAACGTCCCCCTCTCGCCGCCTCTCCGTAAATCCGCACGGAGATGTTGTTTCGCCGGCGGCCGGGAGGAGGTTGGTTTCCCGTGGGCGGCGCATCTGCTGCACGCACGGGCCGCAAGCGTTTGCAGTCGCGAATCCTCTCGGCCGGAGAAGAAACGCACGCCGCCGCTTCGTGCGGCGGCCGACCGAACAGACCAGCCCGCCCCTAACCGAGCGACTACATGGGCCTCGAGCGATACAGCCCGTAGCGCTGTTGGTTCGAGTTTTTTTTTCGAGGTCTTCGATTTGTTTTTCGTCCGTTCGTCCAATCAGTTCCTTTTtttatactagcaaaagggcccgtgcgttgcaacggaagatttTTTTTTTCATAGTCGTCAATGGTCATGACCACATTTTATTCCATCATCGAGATACACTAGCACTCTCAATCTCGTGAAATCATGAATAATTTttaaaatcaagaacattttttaaactcgtgcatatatttgaaatcatgaacatttttaaaatttgtgaacgcttttacaattttctgaaaattttctaaaatcaagaatatatttttgaattcatgaacattttatattatttgcaagtatttttattttctattttattttatgtgCAAATGGACGAACCAAGCGACAGATGAAAATCTGGTAATAAGCGACGTACAAAAAAAGGGAGTAAGAAACGTCCGTGCCTTTAATAGAAAAGAAAAGTACTAATTAAGGGTGCAACATaaataattttaaaaataattaacaTGCAAGATAACATTATATTTAGAATCTGCAAAATTTTTTGGACAATTATGACATGCTAAATTTGGTGTTGGGGGTTGAACAATATGAATACTTTAAAAAATACTTGAATTTACAAAAAAGAAGTTAAAAGGAGAATAATTTGACCGTAATACTGTATAGACCATCTGTTAAGCCACACTTAGCGATGCAGCTCTATCTTAGGCCTACTGAAATTCGCAAAAAAAAGGCTTGGAAAATGGGGAGGATTCAGGTTCGAATCCTGAACTCCTGGATGCTAGAGAAACGCCCAAGCCAGTAGGGTGGTTTGTTTGCTTGTGTTTTGCTAGCGCATTTCCTTATATGAACCAGACACTGTCGGCGGTGACTTAAGAGAAAAAACGAATCGTTTTTCACTTATGGGTGACATTGGTgggtaatttttatcaaattgaagGATAATAttaatgacggacgaccagaagcgatagccgctttattagtaggtaaagatgaagatatatatctatatatatatatatatatatatatataataattattattattatttcctttTTAAGTTTTGTTACATTTTGAAAGCGATATAAAATACATATATTCCAAAAAGCTTACGTCAGTTTTGGAAAAATGTCTGTGCAATACTACAAAAATTTGGAGCAGCTTTTAAAACAAATTGATAGCATCTGAATTTTTTTGCTTCAACACGTATTTCAAACATCtttaacatatatttgaaaaaaaaatgttcaaaaacatgTGTTTAAAGGAATGTTAATCGtatatttgaaaatgttaaacatatataaaaaagatGTTTCAaatgtatacaaaaatgtacaatgtgtacgaAACAAGTAGGCATCTCTTCTACCAAAAAAAGATATcataatgtatttgaaaaaatgccAATCATTGTATGTGAAAAAAATGTTAATAatttattcaaaaaatgttaaacgtgAAAAAATATCTCTGATGTATACAAAAATTTACAACAGGTATGAAAATATAGACCTCaaaactcaaatttgaaaagaaaacATTAATCACGTATTTGAAAAGTGTAAAATAATTGTCAGCATAGTTCAGAAATATATGGATATCATTAAAAAAATCACTGCTTTTATTTGATAATTTTTTAACACGTATTCGAAAAATAATATTCAAAAACAtgtgtttgaaaaatattaatcatgtattcaAGAAATGTTTTACTTACATAAAAATGTTTTTTGTTTATACAAAAAATGAAGAATTAATAGAAAAATGTAGACATCAAAACGTATATTTGAAAATAATCTTAACCATGTCTTTCAATCAATTTAACATGTATAAGAAAATGTTTCttgtgtatatgaaaaatgtataaTGTGTACGAAAAAAttgacatcaaaacatatatttgaagaaattgatgaaaaccaaaggaaaaaatgtaaaaaaagaaaaaaatcaaaggaaaaagaaacaCTCAGAAAAAGAAAGTAAATAAAAATCCAATGAAAACAGTAAAAGAAAAACACACAAAAGAAACTGGTCCAGTCCAATCACTGTACaacaaataagaagaagaaaaacaaatctACAGCGATGACTGAGCGAGCGAACAAAATAATGGGTTGGCCCATACCAGCGGACACCGAAGGAGAGGCCAGGCCTAATAGGACTCGGTGTGAGCGAAATATAGCTCTAGCGGCGCAAATATTGTTGTTTTCGATAGTGAGTAAAGACGAAATCACTAGTTAAAGAGTACTTGTTGTGTTTTCCGTAAAAAAAAAGTACTTGTTGTGAAGATCACTCCAACTTTCTCAGATTGCGACAAGTGGCGTGCTGTATGTGTGCCACTTGTTGCAACCggggagtttttccttttttcgtagatccttttattcaaaacgttttatcttttaaaccgtgcgtccaaatctcgtacCGCTTTTGCCGTTGGATTCGtcgcatcgagatcttcaaaactagatcccatgttgataggttttgataatCTAACTTTTaacaaaaaaccggacgaaaaaaccgaaTCCGAGAAcgggttttttcccttttcgaaagaggcacgcccgtgcctttgACGAAattacaaccgtgcctctcacggaagcaaaaccgtgactcgtgaaaaaaaagataaaacacgttttttctgtttccgaggaggcacggccgtgactctcgcgaaagcacaaccgtgcctcttgcggaagcaaagccgtgactctcgcgaaagaaaaaaaaacagaaaacacgttttttttattTCCGAGGAGTCACGGCCGtgtctctcgtgaaagcacaaccgtgcctctcgcggaagtaaaaccgtgactctcgcgaaaaaaaaacagaaaacgcgttttttcccgtttccgagaggcacgaccgtgaccttgcgaaagcacaaccgtgcctctcgtggaagcaaaaccgtgactctccagaaataaaaaaaacagaaaatgtgtttttttttcgatttcgagaggcacggccgtgactctcgcgaaaacaaaaccgtggctctcgcgaaaacaaaatcgtgactctcgcgaaagaaagaaaagaaaagatgtTTTTTCCGCAAAAACCCCAAAAAATAAGCTAGGGAAGACCGATGAAAAACCAAATTGTCTGAAAATCCGGAAAAACCCGTTTAAAAAggcgaaaacgcgtgcggaaaaataaaaaaaatgtaaaaaaCGTCCAGAACGTGACACATGGCGAATGACTGAGAGCGCGTCAAGTGGCGAACATGGGCCTCGCGTAGGCTGGAGAGGTCAGGAGGCACGTATAGGCTTATTGTGTGCCATGTGCGCCTTATGGACTGGAAGCCCGTAAGAGCACACTTGATTATTTTTCCCAACAAGCTAAAAATACTACTTTTCGCAACAGAAAAAACAACAACTCTGCACTTGCTAGGAACTCCTCAAGGGCGAGGAAGAACAGTCCTTCTATTGTTAGGCATGGGTGGACTTGATCAATGGATGATTTGGTCAAGCTTAATGTAGATGCGGCTTTTGATATGAATAGTAAAACTGGGGGATTGGGGTTGTCCTTATAGATAATCGAGCTACTGTGTGGCCCGTTCCAATCGAACActtggggcgtgtttggttgccgtttGCTACAGTGTCTGCATCGCATACACTTCTCCATCCAACCTGGCTATTCAAATGCAGCCTCAAATGCATtacatgttgtttggttgcctgcatgccctCTTACCTGCATGAGCTGAaccacactgcctggtgtttggttgcctgcatgttagtccacaaacccaaggcatggtgtttggttgtatgcaaGGCCTGATGTGTGGTGAcctctttggctagttggtgaggttaccaCCACACTTCGGCAGCACACATCATAAGCACAACAGAGTATAAATAGAGCATCAACTAGATAATTCAGATATAAGCAGTACGACAGCTCATAACAGTTCTACGCATAAACCATAGCAGACTCGATAGTACTTAGAGAGGCCCCGACCCTACTCCTTGGCGGCGAAGGCTTCGTCGTGCTTCCCGCACTTGTTGACGACCTCAATGCCATcgtcgtcgaagatgatgaccttgagggtgtcGGGAGTGATGAGCTTGAACATCACCATGTAGCCGATCTTGATCTGATGAACGGCTGcgtaggtggcccaaccctgatccagGGTCACCCTGTCGTTCATCAGCTTGACCGTCACCTTCCAGGAGCAGCCGGTGTTGTTCCTGAGCTTGAACTCCGTCGGCACCGCgacgaagtgcttggtgaagtccaggggcatggggatgcactcaagcttcggtgcaaggatgaccttgcagaagtgagttGGGCCATCCTCCTGATGGTAGTGGCCGTAGTTGCAGCGCTTGTTGCTGGGGGGGCTCCTCCATTCCCTCGTCGTCGCCATCCTCAGGCGTCTTCGGGTCTTCCTCGGCGGCGGGCGGCAGCTCAACCTCGTCAGGCATTGGGTGAAGGggttgatgaagtcatgtacctagggtagggtcacgggcctgtccaaagtaccctccccaaggacatcttcagaagaaactaccttccagtcgactaagagggattccactcgacggactcgaaggcactcgaccatgaagactcactcgaccaccaggagatgaagagccactctgcatccaaacagtctgtaattaagtagtctttatggccatgatgacactttatgtaaggcgttactaaTAATGCCCATctttatgtactttaaaccctgcataactgagggccggagaggtctggcagacactataaaagccacccccctcctcagtgtaaaggattcgcacctctgtaactcat is a window of Triticum dicoccoides isolate Atlit2015 ecotype Zavitan chromosome 2B, WEW_v2.0, whole genome shotgun sequence DNA encoding:
- the LOC119366154 gene encoding UPF0329 protein ECU05_1680/ECU11_0050-like produces the protein MDQHKELEVDVEGEPTDQRKEEEVAGKPEESAGQRKEEEEEREEGDSLREPTDQSKEEEKEDKSEELTEQHKAEAVAVAVVVAEVDKPEELTDQRKEEAGAVAVDKSEELTDQRKEEAGEEKDKETERSSGEESPSLFMHPCSLLLRYLGRAYAWCMGLADWFGGGTRPSAAPAASLNSSREEAGEAADIGTREISKTTSGRGFYMREVIMRVRAVRRPRPPGNPREGRGGGGGSHN